From a single Streptomyces sannanensis genomic region:
- a CDS encoding GNAT family protein, whose product MSTVTPAMFTCPLGDDAALIPRTVAIAEAHQALLMANYERLAHWDPGFDADNPTTLDETRSRLEQQGQAWLEGTQLPLDIAVPAGRDWRLVGTVSLRIDMAMRTGEIGYWIDAAFEGRGLVTRAVTAVLDQAFGHIGLDRVELRTGTDNVRSRSVARRLGFTEEGLLREAVAFPNGPRDDDVVYGLLAREWLKLRG is encoded by the coding sequence ATGTCGACGGTCACCCCTGCCATGTTCACTTGCCCGCTCGGTGACGACGCAGCGCTGATACCGCGTACGGTCGCGATCGCGGAGGCTCACCAGGCCCTGCTGATGGCCAACTACGAGCGTCTCGCACACTGGGACCCGGGATTCGATGCCGACAACCCGACGACGCTCGACGAGACCCGCTCGCGCCTGGAGCAACAGGGCCAAGCGTGGCTTGAGGGAACACAGTTGCCCCTCGATATCGCAGTGCCGGCGGGCCGGGACTGGCGACTGGTCGGCACGGTCAGCTTAAGGATCGACATGGCCATGCGGACTGGCGAGATCGGCTACTGGATCGACGCTGCGTTCGAAGGACGGGGGCTGGTCACCCGGGCCGTCACGGCAGTCCTGGACCAGGCATTCGGCCACATCGGCCTGGACCGGGTGGAGCTGCGGACCGGCACCGACAACGTGCGTAGTCGCAGCGTAGCCCGCCGCCTGGGATTCACCGAGGAGGGCTTGCTGCGCGAAGCAGTGGCCTTCCCAAACGGACCACGCGACGACGACGTCGTCTACGGACTCCTCGCGCGCGAATGGCTCAAGCTCCGTGGTTGA